The DNA window AGCACCCAGCCGGACCGGCCGTTCTACGACCTGATCATCGTGGGAGCCGGGCCGGCGGGGATGGCGGCGGCGGTGTACGGTGCCAGCGAGGGGCTTCGCACCCTGCTGATCGAGCGCGAGGCGCCGGGCGGGCAGGCGGGGATGAGCGAGGCCATCGAGAACTACCTGGGTTTCCCTGAGGGGCTGCGGGGGAGCGAGTTGGCCGAGCGGGCCATGCACCAGGCGGAGCGGTTCGGCGCGGAGGTGATCGTGGCGCGCGAGGTGGTGGGGCTGCGCGACGACCGGGCCAACCGCGTCGTCTGCCTGGACGACGGCACTGAGCTGTGCGCGCACGCCGTTCTGCTCTCGCTGGGCGTTTCGTGGCGGATGCTGGAGGCGCCCGGGTGCGACCGGCTGATCGGGCGGGGCGTCTACTACGGCGCGGCCGCCGCGGCGGTGCCCACCTGCCGCCAGCGCGACGTGATCCTGCTGGGCGCGGGGAACTCGGCGGGGCAGGCGGCGCTGTACCTGGCCCGCTTCGCCCGCTCGGTGACCATGGTGGCGCCCGAGGCCGACTTTTCCGAGCGGCTGTCGGAGTACCTGCTGAACCGCATCCGGGGGACGGAGAACATCCACCTGCGCACCAGCTCCAAGGTGGTAGAGGTGGAGGGCGGCGACCTGCTGGAAAAGGTGACGATCGAGCACGTGGACACGGGCGAGCGCGAGGTGGTGGAAACGGCCACGCTCTTCGTCTACATCGGCGCGGCGCCGCGGACGGAGTGGCTGGACGGCGTGGTGGAGCGCGATGAGAAGGGGTTCGTGCTGACGGGGCCGGACCTGGACGGGGCCACGTGGACGCTGGACCGTCCACGGTACCTGCTGGAGAGCAGCATTCCCGGCGTGTTCGTGGCGGGTGACGTCCGGTCTGGATCGGTGAAGCGCGTGGGCGCCGCGGTGGGGGAAGGGTCGATGGCCATCCAGTTCATCCACAATCACCTGCGGGGGCGTTAGCACCCGCAGCCTGTCATCCTGAGCCCAGGGGCGCCGGACCAGCCCGGGAGGCCTCGGCTGCCGTGGGGGCCCTCACCCGGCCGCGCTGACACGCGTGCCACCCTCTCCCACAAACAGCGTGGGAGAGGGGGTACACTTCAGATTTCGGTGCTTGGACACGCGTCCGCTCACGCACCGACTACTGGCGCCGGAGGCGCAGACATGCGACCATCTTCGCACGCCCGCAAGAACAGGCTATCGTCCATCGTCGATCTGCTGCGTGAGCGCGTCGATGCGTGAGTGAGGAGTGAAAGCCGCTGTAGAACCGCCACTTAGCCACGGGATGTCATCCCGATGGAGCGGCCAAGGCATACTCGCCCGTGCACCGAAGACGGCAGCGACTGAGGGATCCGCCACACACTCGCGTTAGCGCCTCCCCGCCAGCGCACGCGCGGCATCCGGTTGTGGAGGCGCGCACACGCGACCATCTTCGCACAGACGCAGGAGAAGGCTATCGTCCACCGTCGGCTCGCGGTGCGTCTGCAGGCTGTGTGGCGGATCCCTCAGTCGCTGCGAAGTTCGTCGTGGAGGAGAGCTATCGGGAGGTCGCTCCATCGGGATGACAGCGCGTGCCTCGGCCGTTCTCGTCGGGATCGCACTTTCGCACTTTCGCACTCACGCACTCACGCACTCACGCACTCACGCACTCACGCACTTCCCACACACCAGCCATGGCGCTCATCACCTGCGGCGATTGCCATCAGCAGATCTCGGACGCCGCTCCGGCCTGCATCCACTGCGGCCGCCCGAACCGCCCGCTGAGCCCCGGCGCCGCCCCAAAGCCGATGCCGGTCCCAAGCGAATTCCGTCGCGCGAGGGCGCTGCGCCG is part of the Longimicrobium sp. genome and encodes:
- a CDS encoding FAD-dependent oxidoreductase, which produces MDEMADERPQDDDRIRIIGYTWSPRSHDVRDFLARTRVPYQWVDFERNPEARRQAENLGSTSGRGLPLLVFPDGSHLADPDDTALAEKVGLSTQPDRPFYDLIIVGAGPAGMAAAVYGASEGLRTLLIEREAPGGQAGMSEAIENYLGFPEGLRGSELAERAMHQAERFGAEVIVAREVVGLRDDRANRVVCLDDGTELCAHAVLLSLGVSWRMLEAPGCDRLIGRGVYYGAAAAAVPTCRQRDVILLGAGNSAGQAALYLARFARSVTMVAPEADFSERLSEYLLNRIRGTENIHLRTSSKVVEVEGGDLLEKVTIEHVDTGEREVVETATLFVYIGAAPRTEWLDGVVERDEKGFVLTGPDLDGATWTLDRPRYLLESSIPGVFVAGDVRSGSVKRVGAAVGEGSMAIQFIHNHLRGR